The Cydia pomonella isolate Wapato2018A chromosome 9, ilCydPomo1, whole genome shotgun sequence sequence aaacaaacaatttacagtctagaatttaatacaagacccatcgtTGGCAAAACCTTGATTGATTGAGATTTTGAAACGATTTgattttcgatttttgattTTGAGATTTTGATTGATTGGTTTTTGGTTGATTGAGATTTATATTCGGACTGTCATGTTGAATAAAATCACTTTGTGGCACTGGAGTAAGTTTtcttgaatttattattattgaggtgttgcgggccttttgagtgccacgtcgaccaagcagtgatctatattactgatgcccgttaaatccaggaaattccagattctttaggCTGTAATGCTCTCTACCTCATAGGGTCCCAATACGTGCTGCTCTAAGtaggtatttctttttttatttagtggcCCGCAGGAACagagagaatgtgcattgcagtctcttTCAAGTTTTCTTGAAAGTACCAGTCATTATTCGGAGCCATTTTcagatttcttaatttttccgTTTTTCGTAAACCCAACTCCATGTCAagtttcagctttctaggacatCGGGAAGTGCCCTAGAGGTTTGTATCAGTGAGTGAGAGGCCAAATTGTCGTATTTTAGGTAttgataaaatctaaagtattcAAGCTAGATTTACGAAACAAAGTATTTGATGTGTTCCTTAACTTACTTCTACCCTATCCTGTGAATTTAAGCTCCCTGGTGTTATTTGGAACGAAGCTGCAGCTGTTTTGGAGCTGGGTTTGAAATGTAACGAAACGGTTTgaaaaaaggtaggtagtgtcacgcattttagggttccgtagtcaactaggaacccttatagtttcgccatgtccgtctgtctgtctgtccgaggctttgcttcgtggtgctgaaatttggcatggatatataaatcaataaagccgacaaatcATCCCTAGactgtggggtattgttggaaaggtctttcgaaactaataggggttttcaagaaacattttttgataaagtgaatatattcggagataatcgctccggaagaaaaaaaaatgtgtccccccctctaacttttaaaccataggtccgtaaaaatatgaaaaaaatcgtggaagtagagcttaagaaagacattaaatgaaaactatagcggacatgatcagtttagctgtttttgagttatcgcaaaaagttttcccttcatagtaaaaagacttctttaattaggtactgattatgcaaatttgcctatttgtttaactcgggtgaaaggtaccgtttcatcccttgattaacaatttactatactttaagctccagtttagcttattgtgacggaagagtaactacggaaccctacactgagcgtggcccgacatgctcttggccggtttatattttttgtcgtTTTGGTGAACTTAACGTAAAAATCTCTCATCAGCCAGGCGGCAGGTAAGTGACCCTCGAAGCCGCACGGGCATAGACCAGCCTCCGCTCCGGGCCCGTTGGCGCCGCACCAGGCAGGATGCGGCCGCGTAGAACTCCTCCATGTGTACGATTTATGGTTAGGCTGTCTCGCTCACTCACCAGCCCGGCCGCAGGTCAGTGACCCCCGCCGCCACTCGGCGGCGCACGGGTATGGGCCAGCCTCCGCTCCGGGCCCGCTGGCGCCGCACCAGCCAGGACGCCGCCGCGTAGAACTGCTCCATGTGTGCGCTCGTGCTTATGGTCATGTTGTCGAGCGAGCCGTTGCCGCTAAGGATTATGCTGGATATCTGCGACAAGATAAAACatttcataatagtacattacgatacaagtgcgaaaaataggaaattcgaaacgagtggcgataaattaaaatactccctcagtcgtgttttaatttatcgccactcgtttcgaatttcctatttttcgcacttgtatcgtaatgtactattagaatAACTATCATAAATGTGCTACGTGCAAATTcacaattttatcatttttgtgGCTCAATGGCTTCAAAATGACCAATCCTACCTTAAACTTGGTTCGTGGCGACTTCCGCTTGGGCCGGTCGAGCAGCGCCCATCCTTTTTGCATGTCGACGATGAGGTCGCGCGTCAGCCGCCGCCATATTGCCTCTGCGCCGATGCCGTAGTATATATGCTCCTCCTATATAAAACATATGGCAAAGGATTTCAATAAGACTGTATGATAGCTGTAGTCGTActaatactattttatttaattgttttaggTATATAGTAGAGGTATTTGATATTTGTCAGTAGCTGTCTGCTCAAAGAAAACACCAAACTCTGCAAATTTAGATGGCAGTcagtttcgtaaaaactagtgccttatTTTGCGATTAGGTAGTTAAGCCAGTCTTTTGGCTACGTTAGGATGCAATCTAAAGCTAAAAACCAGTATTACGCCAAAACCAACATATGGcgcaatattttaaaaaggtatgtaaaataaataaactagatTAAGTTACACTCACCTGAGCATAAATCATCTGAGTATTCGTAACATAATGCAAATAAGCAGTCTCTTTCCTCTCCTTATTCTGCAGCACCACCGTTAACGATGAATTCGGCTTCAACAGCACATCCACACTCAACACAAAATCCTGACTAATATTCACTTTCAACCACACTTGGCTCGAAGCTAACTCCGTCGTCGAAAACTTCAACACATTTGAACGCACTTTATCATCAAATTCCCTTGACAATGACGCGTCTTTACTGACAATCCAGTTTTCTAAATACTTCTCACTGTCATCTAAGACCCTTATTCTTGGTTCAGGCTCTGTTATGTTCTTGCTGTAATGTGACAAGCCAAATTGAGCTATCTGCGTTGGGTAATAGAATCCTCTAGGCTCCCATTGCGTTGAGACGGGAACACCTTCCGTCCCGCTCACGCATTTGACGCGGTCTCGGACTTCGACGTTGTAGTTCTCGAAGGTAACGAAGGTGCCCCGCGGATCGTACTTTTTCTTCGGGTGGTAGATTTTGCTGTAGCTGTGAGACCATTCGAATTTCTCGACGCCATCCACTGATGTTACTTTCCCATATATCTAAGGAAAAAGACAAACACGTAAAAATGTTTTGAGTAATTTTACTTATAggtatacaaataaattatttattcataaaaagcGTACAAATCCTGAAACCGATCGAAAACACACATAACCGAAAAACTGTCATCCAATTTAGACATCAAAGCACACCAGTTTAAATTACGTGGAAACAAATAATTTAGAAAGgatttaatctattttttttttcttatttatcaaGATAAATTCAAAGTCAAAGCAACGCGGTCTCACCTCGAAGTATTTCCTTATGAAGTTGAACGGCACGTACACATCATCCTGGTCCCTGCGACAAGCGATCGAATATTCGCCGTTAATCGAACATTCGATCTCATCGCGCGCGGTTCGCTCGGTCAACGCGTTTGACAGCATCGAACCGACTGTGGACAAAATAACATGCTCAGACGTGCGTGCGGACTCATTGCTTAAATATAGAAAAAGGAAAAGGTTCCAAATGGTGGACCAAACTCCTGGTCGAGATTATAGGAGCCCTTGGGAAAACGGCAGTGCACCGGTCgattatgtttttattgtacTACGTCGGAGGCAAAGAAGCACAGAACCcgctgatgataagcagtctccgtagcctatgtacgcctgcaactccaggggagttacattcgcgttgccgaccctaacactccgcaccctcgttgagctctggcaaccttactcaccggcaggaacacaacactatgagtaaggtctaatgttatttgactgcggttttctgtagggtttcccagttggactctgctctagatctggactgacatccgctgtgctgtgccctaccacacaaagcaagatgacattcacaatacccatacctttcttttggacgtagtttaacgACGTACCCAGTCCGGGTCCGAGGTCTATGTACAGAAGACGCTATTATTTTGGGTGATATGATTATAACACCTGAAATATTGTACCTGGCGGCCGGCTGAGCTCCCCGCAGCGCGCCCAGAACAGCGTGAGCGCGAGCACGGCGCAGCACAGCGCGCCCAACGCCACGCGCAGGTTCAACCGCACCACCATCATACCCGCGCGCTGTCACAAGGAAAACATGAGTTTAGTATTTAATGTTTGAAAAAAGCTTCAGTCAGAAGAGGTGTTATGAATTGGTCTACGTAGGCCCTCTTGCGTAAAGCGTGACATTATTcacattgtataaaataaaggaCAGCAACATTTCTAAAGATTCGTGAAGCGGGGACGAAGATCGTAGAGGCCCGACCACCTATGGCCGCGCATCTCAAAAGTATAGTTTAGGTCTATTACAGCTGTTACATAAGAATAAGTATCACATAGAGTGTACACCGTTGGGGGTATAAGATTGTCTGCATAGGTAGTTTGAAATAtaggtatagttcgtgtcattaggtgaggaaaacgcgcgcaccgcctcggccgaggcacgtctacactggctgttTTGAGCGCCAGGaagttgcctcgcgcgtatactCGCTCTGTGTGTACCCGCCCGTGTACATTCACGATGAAGTgaagatttgtcaaatctaacttttaatacCATTATTTATGAGTTAAGGCTCGCatcttcgtaaatgacacgatctatatggtTCAAGTCAATTTCCCGACGCTAATTGGGGTGAGACGAAATTGTCTATGACCTACGCCGGTTAAGAGCGCAATGCTAAAAGCTTGTCGCTGTCGACATCGAAAATGACATACAACTGGTACAATACACAATACAGTATCCACTTACTGAGTGAAACTTGGTTTGAATCATAGGTCACATGTCAGTCAAAGCATTTAAATGATGAATAGACTATTTGTGCTAGAGTTAGACTCAATAGTATGACTCGCAAGTTTCTGTGAAGTTATTGATTATCGTCAATTGGATATCTAAAGTGACCCAATTTGAGGATGCATTTGTCAGGTGACTTCACTTTagtgttaaataattatttaattaggttatttattgTAGTAGAGTCAGCAGCAGAAGTAGCGTATAAGCTGATCAGAGTGATCTTATAAATTCAGACTGTTTTGGACACTTCTGCAGCTTCTGACTCTAACTTCTTCTGACTTCTGACTgacctgcagcggtatcatggtcgcatatttatcacctgtcatgtcatgcgtcactttcgcacttacatatttgttagaacgtgacaggcatggtgacaaatgataaagagccgaccatattagccctctCTTTAGATTTAACACTTAACTCAGATAGTTTGTGAGCAGTTGTTGTTTATGGTGGGGTTGACGGTCTGTGGGGTGTGGGGCTATGTCACTAACCGTCTAAGTTTACTGGTAGAGCTAGGGCTATCTTGGTTTTGGTAGAAAGCAAGAATAACAAACTTATCACAAAAACTTATCGGAGTAAAAGTAGGTATGATACAAACAGCGCGcgcacatatcagtgaaagaataaggatcaaagtcgacTGGTGTTCTAAAATTTTTGATCATTTGTctaaagatagcagtaaatttactgtggctacaaaattttctttgacaatccacctctatttcaaattcgcTTTGATTTTAATAAGACTTTAATCATACATACTCGGTGAAATTTAACCACCATtcatactctgcgtagtgatTTTATAGGTcacactgaacaacttttattatgggaccaatgccgaaaacgcgaaaaaaaagTTGGCTGTCCCACAGAAATCAGTACTTactctttctggtttaacccattggttgactggtagagaatgccttaaagcCTTCATGAaaaggtattatattaaaataaactaaaagtgATTTCAGCGTATTTGGAAATTCATCTCCAAAGGGGGtaaaaaaggggatgaaagtttgaatGGCGAtcaagtttaattttaagttagaaACTTGTAACTTGGTgaaaaggtatttaaaatacaagaaaagtaatttcagggTTTTTGGAAAGTCTGTATGGGGatcaaattttataataagttgAAACTTCATAATAAGACATTTTCATTTGTAATTTTAgtgttattgaaaaaaaaaacgggttgaaagtttgtaatgGGAACTATTTGAGTAGGGACTTGAAATTAGTAGGAAGAGAAAATAGAAAGTACGAAAAATAATTTACGTGCTTTTGAAAATTCAGACCCTgatagggttaaaaaggggttgaaagtgtgTTTCGGGAAATAAACCTACACGGACGAAGTCGTACTTATGGGCAACAG is a genomic window containing:
- the LOC133521038 gene encoding D-glucuronyl C5-epimerase, with the protein product MRSGSLSLNKHYRHGWNVSGLCRRAGMMVVRLNLRVALGALCCAVLALTLFWARCGELSRPPVGSMLSNALTERTARDEIECSINGEYSIACRRDQDDVYVPFNFIRKYFEIYGKVTSVDGVEKFEWSHSYSKIYHPKKKYDPRGTFVTFENYNVEVRDRVKCVSGTEGVPVSTQWEPRGFYYPTQIAQFGLSHYSKNITEPEPRIRVLDDSEKYLENWIVSKDASLSREFDDKVRSNVLKFSTTELASSQVWLKVNISQDFVLSVDVLLKPNSSLTVVLQNKERKETAYLHYVTNTQMIYAQEEHIYYGIGAEAIWRRLTRDLIVDMQKGWALLDRPKRKSPRTKFKISSIILSGNGSLDNMTISTSAHMEQFYAAASWLVRRQRARSGGWPIPVRRRVAAGVTDLRPGWHSAMSQGHGISLLARAFHRSGDAAYLRAAKKALYLLDVPSHAGGVKAMWMDKHVWYEEYPTKPPLFVLNGFIYTLLGLYDLHVIEGENSISLAKKMFDDGMASLKTLLPLFDTGSGSFYDLRHFTLGVSPNIARWDYHATHVNQLYLLAGLDDDPILINTAKRWEGYMQGKRAAHN